The Caenorhabditis elegans chromosome II genome has a segment encoding these proteins:
- the cdc-25.4 gene encoding M-phase inducer phosphatase (Confirmed by transcript evidence): protein MLKNVNNCLSKNDNLQGIRLDSRLSVEQIPREDTAVKTPVVRYCLPTVESPQRESSSFRSISATVFASLLRDRSRCLQLIIFDCRYPFEYFGGHIKGAVNIYSLDELGKYLYDEYGVKSTLGGLIPIFYCEYSQVRGPAMARRLRKIDTHRNNHRAAALDFPEIYLLDKGYVNFWSDVSLRDLCEPRYYISMHARPFRHALQQYTQHRSKSTANDTKHKKTHMRIFSSEHLLDEPKMIDVPSGYERPTGAEETSTPRQPRARTPRARLLFEPCFTEID, encoded by the exons atgttaaaaaatgtgaacaattgcttatcgaaaaatgacaatttgcAAGGTATCAG actAGATTCTCGATTATCAGTAGAACAAATACCCAGAGAGGATACAGCTGTTAAGACGCCAGTTGTG CGTTACTGCCTCCCAACAGTGGAAAGTCCACAACGAGAATCATCATCATTCAGAAGTATATCTGCTACTGTTTTTGCATCTCTACTACGTGATCGTTCTCGTTGCCTTCAActcattatttttgattgcCGGTATCCATTTGAATATTTCGGTGGACATATTAAG GGTGCTGTAAATATATACTCCTTGGATGAGTTGGGAAAATACCTATACGACGAATACGGAGTCAAAAGTACATTGGGTGGACTTATACCAATATTTTATTGTGAATACAGTCAAGTTCGAGGTCCAGCGAT gGCTCGACgtcttcgaaaaatcgatacacaTCGTAACAATCATAGAGCTGCGGCGTTGGATTTCCCAGAAATCTACTTGCTTGACAAGGGATATGTCAATTTTTGGTCGGATGTCTCTTTAAGA gatcTATGTGAGCCCCGTTACTACATCTCAATGCATGCTCGACCGTTTCGACATGCTCTCCAACAGTACACACAGCATCGATCGAAGAGCACGGCTAATGATACAAAGCACAAGAAGACTCACATGAGAATATTTAGCTCGGAACATCTTCTAGACGAACCCAAAATGATCGATGTGCCGTCTGGATATGAAAGACCAACCGGAGCCGAAGAGACGTCAACTCCAAGACAACCAAGAGCCCGTACTCCGAGAGCCCGTCTATTGTTCGAACCGTGTTTTACAGAAATTGATTGA
- the srd-2 gene encoding Serpentine receptor class delta-2 (Partially confirmed by transcript evidence), giving the protein MNNTIQNSTITDDLKYVMTLDKLTEYLSCLICLPGALCNAILIYLIWKRTPIQMRSYAIYILNFALFDFATCIISFFSCQQVIFSDFSLVYIFHGPCKYVSPWFCYFCHCFMCHALAHSQWILLGSFIYRYRVLTGETPTAKDLIRNSVALYSMSLCFLLVYVFDNSDSDLLFQILTRVHPEYHYDDESIWKKSIVVSGNISAFAPITLISILYMTIPCVPIYCAILYFRHNTRVILNNPHINLSPTAKSNHVKLIRALTVQAGIPIFWLVASGIFTMSQFGIIGGPIPENITFRLMDCIPLISPIVTIIFVQPYREGLLKVLLKNSGLFVPNIIGSSIVDQTVAVTSVFGPKVTAFVQTQL; this is encoded by the exons ATGAACAACACCATTCAAAACTCTACTATTACTGATGATTTGAAATATGTGATGACTTTGGATAAGTTGACAGAGTATTTATCGTGTCTGATTTGCTTACCAg GAGCCCTGTGCAACGCCATTCTGATCTACCTAATATGGAAAAGGACTCCAATACAAATGAGGTCATATGCCAtctatattttgaattttgcactttttgattttgccaCTTGCATCATTTCGTTTTTCTCATGTCAACA AGTAATCTTCTCGGATTTCTCCCTCGTCTACATCTTCCACGGTCCGTGTAAATATGTTTCACCCTGGTTCTGCTACTTTTGTCATTGCTTCATGTGTCATGCGCTTGCCCATTCTCAATGGATTCTTCTCGGTTCATTCATTTATCGATATCGTGTTCTAACTGGTGAAACACCAACGGCAAAGGATTTAATAAGAAATTCAGTGGCATTGTACTCTATGTCACTTTGCTTTTTGTTGGTCTACGTTTTTGATAACAGTGATTCCGACCtattgtttcaaattctcaCCCGTGTTCATCCAGAATATCATTATGATGATGAGAGTATTTGGAAGAAAA GCATTGTGGTCAGTGGAAATATCTCAGCATTTGCTCCAATAACTCTTATCTCAATACTTTATATGACAATCCCATGTGTACCAATTTACTGTGCAATTCTATATTTCCGACATAAT ACTCGCGTTATCCTGAACAATCCTCACATCAATTTGTCGCCCACTGCAAAATCTAACCATGTGAAGCTTATCAGG GCTCTCACAGTTCAAGCTGGTATTCCGATATTTTGGCTTGTTGCGTCTGGAATCTTCACAATGTCACAGTTTGGAATAATTGGAGGACCTATTCCGGAAAATATTACATTTCGACTAATGGATTGTATTCCATTGATTAGTCCAATTGtcacaattatttttgttcagcCATATAG agaaggTCTCCTCAaggttttgctgaaaaattctggTCTCTTCGTTCCAAATATCATTGGTAGCAGCATTGTCGAT CAAACAGTGGCAGTGACTTCTGTCTTTGGACCCAAAGTAACGGCGTTCGTTCAAACtcaactttaa